The proteins below come from a single Natranaerofaba carboxydovora genomic window:
- a CDS encoding MBL fold metallo-hydrolase, producing the protein MEELHVGNIRFYWLKEGLTRIDGGAMFGVVPKAIWSSRYPFDGKNRIPLRCDPILVQNRGKNILIEAGVGTGNFNEKQQKIFGLIEDDRIDNSLYALGLDREDIDMVAVTHMHFDHISGISRYDGEEIIPSFPNAEVYVSELEWEEVKNPGKRSRNIYWKKTWEPIQDQVKTFKDEIELTPDMKMIHTGGHCQGHSIITFESQGEKAIHFGDLMPTHAHKNPLWVLAFDDYPMDSITAKEKWGKLAMEENWWVIFYHDTILRAARFDTDGELMEKIEMIEEE; encoded by the coding sequence ATGGAAGAGCTTCATGTAGGCAATATTAGGTTTTATTGGTTAAAAGAAGGCCTAACCCGTATAGATGGCGGTGCTATGTTTGGAGTAGTACCAAAGGCTATCTGGAGTTCAAGATATCCATTCGATGGCAAAAACCGCATCCCCCTTCGCTGCGATCCCATCCTGGTCCAAAACCGGGGCAAAAACATACTTATCGAAGCTGGGGTAGGCACGGGTAATTTTAACGAAAAACAACAAAAAATATTTGGCCTCATAGAAGACGACCGCATTGATAATTCTTTATATGCCCTTGGCCTAGATAGAGAAGATATAGATATGGTCGCAGTAACCCACATGCATTTTGATCATATATCAGGTATAAGCCGCTATGACGGTGAAGAAATTATACCTTCTTTCCCTAATGCCGAGGTTTATGTGTCAGAACTAGAATGGGAAGAGGTAAAAAATCCAGGCAAACGCTCAAGAAATATTTACTGGAAAAAGACCTGGGAACCAATTCAAGATCAGGTAAAAACTTTTAAAGATGAAATAGAGCTCACTCCAGATATGAAGATGATTCACACAGGAGGTCACTGTCAGGGCCATTCGATAATAACTTTTGAAAGCCAGGGAGAAAAAGCAATACATTTTGGCGACTTAATGCCAACCCATGCTCACAAAAACCCACTATGGGTGCTTGCTTTTGATGATTATCCGATGGATTCTATCACAGCAAAAGAAAAGTGGGGAAAACTAGCCATGGAAGAAAACTGGTGGGTGATATTCTATCATGACACCATCTTGAGAGCTGCAAGATTTGACACTGATGGAGAGTTGATGGAAAAGATTGAAATGATAGAAGAAGAGTAA
- the hpf gene encoding ribosome hibernation-promoting factor, HPF/YfiA family — protein MELNIVGKNIDVTNALKEHADKRLSKLDRYFNKSVEAQVTMSVVKDTHIVEVTVFLNGGIILRAEDGTGDMYASIDSVLDKLERQVKKYKTRINRKLRQGGHKALAEGIPEELEEDEYPKIVRTKRFAMKPMDAEEAVMQMDLLGHDFFVFMNAETEEVNVVYKRKDGNYGQIEPEF, from the coding sequence ATGGAACTAAATATTGTTGGCAAAAACATTGACGTAACAAATGCTTTGAAAGAGCACGCTGACAAAAGACTTAGTAAGTTAGACAGGTATTTTAACAAGTCTGTGGAAGCACAGGTAACTATGAGTGTGGTGAAAGACACCCACATTGTTGAAGTGACAGTTTTTCTTAACGGCGGGATAATACTTAGGGCAGAAGACGGTACAGGAGATATGTACGCCTCGATAGACAGTGTATTAGATAAACTTGAGCGTCAAGTGAAAAAGTATAAGACCAGGATAAATAGAAAGCTTCGTCAGGGTGGGCACAAAGCATTAGCTGAAGGTATTCCTGAGGAACTAGAAGAAGACGAATATCCAAAGATTGTTAGGACAAAGCGCTTTGCTATGAAACCTATGGATGCTGAGGAAGCTGTGATGCAGATGGATCTGTTGGGTCATGACTTTTTTGTTTTTATGAATGCTGAGACTGAAGAAGTTAATGTAGTTTACAAAAGAAAAGACGGAAATTACGGTCAAATAGAACCGGAATTTTAA
- a CDS encoding cold shock domain-containing protein gives MKGKVKWFSPEKGYGFIEREDGDDVFVHFSAIQEDGFKTLEEGQEVEFEIVEGEKGPQAANVVKA, from the coding sequence ATGAAAGGAAAGGTTAAGTGGTTTAGCCCCGAAAAAGGCTACGGTTTTATTGAGAGAGAAGACGGCGACGATGTTTTTGTACATTTCAGTGCTATTCAGGAAGATGGGTTTAAGACTCTTGAGGAAGGTCAGGAAGTTGAGTTTGAGATTGTAGAGGGCGAAAAAGGTCCTCAAGCGGCTAACGTTGTTAAAGCTTAA
- a CDS encoding cold-shock protein, translating into MEQGTVKWFSPQKGYGFIEREAGGDVFVHFSAIEEEGFKTLEDGQKVEFEVVEAERGPQASNVVKL; encoded by the coding sequence ATGGAACAAGGTACAGTTAAGTGGTTCAGCCCACAAAAAGGTTACGGTTTTATCGAAAGAGAAGCAGGAGGAGATGTATTCGTACATTTTAGTGCCATCGAGGAAGAAGGATTCAAGACATTAGAAGATGGTCAAAAGGTAGAGTTTGAAGTTGTAGAGGCTGAGCGTGGCCCACAGGCTTCTAATGTTGTAAAGCTATAA
- the mgtE gene encoding magnesium transporter, giving the protein MPLYQNVQDYIENKQMDDLKKLVNESDLQDLLSLIKDLPKEQRVMVFRLLNKDLAIEIFELLDISFQQDLLSSFKEQRAQEIFGELDPDDKARLMDELPAKVAKRLIQNLPKEEREDVSELLGYDRETAGRIMTPEYISIKKEMTASEALKRIKERGGEKETVYILYVTDNKRKLEGVVSLRELVMAEDEQKVEGIMSTDITHVVTDTHQERAARVLKEHDLLAVPVVDHEDRLVGIITIDDAMDILEEETTEEIFDKAGLSIFADTETSRSYKLIEGSIFERWKVRLPFLVITLIGGMLAGLVIEGFEESLEAIAALAVFIPVVMDTGGNVGTQSSTIFTRALVLGHINMKRFYKHWFKEIATGFTMGVILGTAAGIIAHLWQGINGLGLAIGVSMTLTMTIATSLGFLIPFILVKLNFDAAAGADPFITTIKDITGLFIYFTSVSIFLGHLL; this is encoded by the coding sequence ATGCCGCTTTACCAAAATGTTCAAGATTATATTGAAAACAAGCAAATGGATGATCTAAAAAAACTTGTTAACGAAAGTGATCTCCAGGATCTACTTAGCTTAATAAAGGATCTACCAAAAGAACAAAGGGTTATGGTCTTTAGGTTATTAAATAAAGACCTTGCTATAGAAATTTTTGAGCTTTTAGATATCAGTTTTCAGCAGGATCTTCTTTCATCTTTCAAAGAACAAAGAGCACAGGAAATCTTTGGCGAACTTGATCCTGATGACAAAGCAAGGTTGATGGATGAACTTCCTGCCAAAGTAGCCAAAAGACTTATTCAAAATCTGCCCAAGGAAGAAAGAGAAGACGTCTCAGAACTACTAGGATATGACAGAGAAACTGCCGGCAGGATAATGACACCTGAATATATAAGCATTAAAAAAGAAATGACTGCAAGTGAAGCTCTAAAAAGAATTAAAGAAAGAGGCGGAGAAAAAGAAACTGTATACATTCTCTATGTAACAGATAACAAAAGAAAGCTAGAAGGAGTCGTCTCCTTAAGAGAACTAGTAATGGCTGAAGATGAACAAAAAGTTGAAGGCATCATGAGCACTGATATAACTCATGTGGTAACAGACACTCACCAGGAAAGAGCAGCAAGGGTACTTAAAGAACACGACCTTCTTGCTGTACCTGTTGTAGACCATGAAGATCGCCTTGTTGGAATTATAACTATTGATGATGCCATGGATATCTTAGAAGAAGAGACCACCGAAGAGATCTTTGACAAAGCAGGACTAAGTATTTTTGCGGATACAGAAACAAGCAGAAGTTATAAGTTGATTGAGGGAAGTATATTCGAAAGGTGGAAAGTACGCCTCCCTTTTCTTGTTATTACTCTAATCGGCGGTATGCTTGCAGGCTTGGTGATTGAAGGATTCGAAGAATCTTTGGAAGCCATCGCAGCTCTGGCGGTATTCATCCCTGTTGTCATGGATACAGGAGGAAACGTAGGCACTCAGTCATCCACTATTTTTACAAGGGCACTGGTATTAGGTCATATTAATATGAAAAGGTTTTATAAGCACTGGTTCAAAGAAATTGCTACAGGTTTTACCATGGGGGTAATCCTTGGTACAGCGGCGGGAATAATAGCACATCTATGGCAGGGGATCAACGGCCTTGGTCTTGCAATCGGAGTATCTATGACCCTCACAATGACCATAGCTACAAGCCTAGGATTTTTGATACCATTCATCCTTGTAAAACTAAATTTTGATGCGGCAGCAGGGGCTGATCCTTTTATCACCACTATAAAGGACATTACAGGACTTTTCATATATTTCACATCAGTAAGCATATTTTTAGGTCATTTGCTTTAA
- the fliD gene encoding flagellar filament capping protein FliD — protein MIERTGYQGNILPSTLQSHQQIYGQMDHRDIIDQISNSSTGDIQLDDSIDDNTRLNLESFESPGRERASEIAEFASELRQTFQGLDDAAGELNMRDRPIGESAFDRRSVQISDAEVLVEEYIESRAERGEYQIEVRELAEGQLDRTEVLEGDAPVDEAIDVSTDEDYTFAIELTDDVDENTVEELFEIEIDEEGTVRDLLDRVAEEINSRGLGVEADVISNVEDEELNEGEIRLEIASRETGAREEFEVYDITESEDEEGLMEQLGLETVTEAQDAEVVADGVSEEDVHTRGDNLYLDDGRIQLELREVGETSVEVTGDTQEIRDRIENLVGVYDRALDFLEEREQGGELGTLRDRLVNIAVSAGSELSAIGVDVYTDGRMEIDDEALEQSIEDRIETVEDTIGGNRGVASRLERVAEETLRTPPSRYVEDIFEENDDTEGIEELMELDNYAMYDVFGRNQFPTSAGSGLLFDFYF, from the coding sequence ATGATTGAAAGAACCGGCTATCAGGGAAATATCCTACCTTCCACCCTTCAGTCACATCAGCAAATATATGGCCAAATGGATCATAGAGATATTATAGACCAAATAAGCAATAGCAGTACAGGTGATATACAATTAGATGATAGTATAGATGATAATACTAGACTAAATTTAGAATCTTTTGAATCGCCGGGGAGAGAAAGGGCTAGTGAGATTGCTGAATTTGCTTCAGAATTAAGACAAACTTTCCAGGGATTAGATGACGCGGCCGGCGAGCTAAATATGAGAGATAGACCTATTGGTGAATCTGCCTTTGATAGAAGAAGTGTTCAGATATCAGATGCCGAAGTTTTGGTGGAAGAATATATTGAATCCAGAGCAGAACGTGGAGAATATCAAATTGAGGTTAGAGAGCTAGCAGAAGGACAGCTTGATAGAACTGAAGTTCTAGAAGGGGACGCTCCCGTAGATGAAGCAATCGATGTTTCCACAGATGAAGATTATACCTTTGCTATCGAATTAACAGATGATGTTGATGAGAACACAGTAGAAGAATTATTCGAAATTGAAATAGATGAAGAAGGAACAGTAAGGGACTTATTAGACAGGGTGGCCGAAGAGATTAACTCTAGAGGTTTGGGTGTAGAAGCTGATGTTATTAGTAATGTAGAGGATGAAGAATTGAATGAAGGTGAAATAAGGCTTGAAATAGCTTCAAGAGAAACCGGGGCTAGAGAAGAATTTGAAGTATATGACATCACAGAAAGCGAAGACGAAGAAGGATTGATGGAGCAGTTAGGGTTAGAAACCGTAACAGAAGCACAGGACGCTGAGGTTGTGGCGGATGGTGTTTCTGAAGAGGATGTTCATACTAGAGGAGATAATCTTTATCTTGATGATGGAAGAATCCAGTTAGAACTAAGAGAAGTAGGGGAAACTAGTGTAGAAGTAACAGGCGATACACAAGAAATAAGGGATAGAATAGAGAATCTAGTAGGTGTTTATGACAGGGCTCTTGATTTCCTTGAGGAGAGAGAACAGGGAGGCGAGCTTGGGACTTTAAGAGATAGACTTGTAAATATAGCTGTGTCTGCTGGTAGTGAGCTTAGTGCTATCGGAGTTGATGTTTATACTGATGGTAGGATGGAAATAGATGACGAAGCTCTTGAACAGAGTATAGAGGATAGGATAGAAACTGTAGAGGATACAATTGGTGGCAACAGAGGAGTTGCTTCAAGGCTTGAAAGGGTGGCTGAAGAGACGTTACGGACACCACCGTCAAGATATGTTGAAGATATATTTGAAGAAAATGATGATACAGAAGGTATAGAAGAACTAATGGAGCTTGATAATTATGCTATGTATGATGTTTTTGGTAGAAATCAGTTTCCTACATCAGCTGGGTCTGGGTTATTGTTTGACTTCTACTTTTAA
- a CDS encoding copper amine oxidase N-terminal domain-containing protein has product MKKKILIGLIVVSLMIFNSGAVFAGNFYESLLEQNNQELKETLMKTQLDKLLEDVDLGELDFDINDIDLDKIDFSKFENIELEKFEELEGLAELEELLKEENLDEIFKLIEDILDESDIDLGELKDKGLEERIFVRGEQLEFGDVLPVIRDGRVLLPLRATSEALGAKVDWDGENRVVTVERDDILIELEIGNNVVIVNGEEREIDVPASIENGRTLVPLRFVSEILGDKVDYDEETGEINID; this is encoded by the coding sequence TTGAAGAAAAAAATTCTGATAGGTTTAATTGTGGTTAGTTTAATGATTTTTAATAGCGGGGCTGTTTTTGCCGGGAATTTCTATGAAAGCTTATTAGAACAAAACAATCAAGAGCTAAAAGAAACATTAATGAAAACTCAATTAGATAAGCTGCTAGAGGATGTTGATTTAGGGGAATTAGACTTTGATATAAATGATATTGACCTTGATAAAATTGATTTTTCAAAATTTGAAAATATTGAGCTTGAAAAGTTTGAAGAATTGGAAGGATTAGCAGAACTAGAAGAATTACTAAAAGAAGAAAATTTAGATGAAATATTTAAGCTTATCGAAGATATTTTAGATGAGAGTGACATTGACCTAGGAGAGCTAAAAGATAAAGGTTTAGAAGAGAGGATTTTTGTAAGAGGAGAGCAATTAGAGTTTGGTGACGTACTACCTGTTATTAGAGATGGTAGGGTGCTTTTGCCTCTAAGAGCTACTTCTGAAGCACTAGGTGCTAAGGTAGATTGGGACGGGGAAAATAGGGTTGTTACTGTAGAACGAGATGATATATTAATCGAATTGGAGATAGGTAATAATGTAGTTATTGTAAATGGTGAAGAAAGAGAAATTGACGTACCTGCTTCTATTGAGAATGGAAGAACCCTTGTGCCCTTAAGGTTTGTAAGTGAAATTCTTGGTGACAAAGTTGATTACGATGAAGAAACAGGAGAAATCAATATCGACTAA
- a CDS encoding aspartyl-phosphate phosphatase Spo0E family protein — MSNSLKDLLQEIEGLRDEIETLYETRDFTDPEIIKKSQELDEKLNEYNRLITN, encoded by the coding sequence ATGAGTAATTCTTTAAAAGATTTATTACAAGAAATCGAAGGGTTGAGAGATGAGATAGAAACTTTATACGAAACTAGAGATTTTACAGATCCAGAGATTATCAAGAAAAGCCAGGAGCTTGATGAAAAACTAAATGAATATAACAGACTAATTACTAACTAG